A genomic stretch from Streptomyces sp. QL37 includes:
- the repSA gene encoding replication initiator protein RepSA — MNDTATAAGLDPTTLADVLRVAGSTGFDRWNEQIRRTGGCAQPIHLTGATKTTDRATGTLLHHYTTDTEPGGLLRIACGNRRASRCPACAWTYAGDTYHLIRAGLTGDPDKGTPTTIRDHPRVFATLTAPSFGPVHNRPGNRPCRCGTRHAEDAPELGTPLASDTYDYAGAVLWNNHASDLWRYFTIYLRREIARRAGLTQKAAREQSRLSFGKVAEYQKRGAVHFHAVIRFDGPDGPDSPPPAWATLDLLDDAIRATAARVEVTVPPNPTAGIVNEWVLRWGTQIDVQPIGAFGNGEDLTEQAVASYVAKYATKAAETTGTVDHRIGNKEALILLDVPEHPRRLIEACLDLHHAYPDRKLRDWAHMLGFRGHFSTKSRRYSTTLGALRQVRADYRAAQQREALGLPAPDDRPEATTLTLAHWAYAGHGHTPGESWLAANIHRDIQHNRDTAREHRAELEALDTTGEW, encoded by the coding sequence GTGAACGACACCGCCACCGCGGCGGGCCTGGACCCGACCACCCTCGCCGACGTGCTGAGGGTGGCCGGGTCCACCGGCTTCGACCGCTGGAACGAACAGATCCGCCGCACCGGTGGATGCGCTCAGCCCATCCACCTCACCGGCGCCACCAAGACCACCGACCGGGCCACCGGCACCCTCCTGCACCACTACACGACCGACACCGAGCCCGGCGGCCTGTTACGCATCGCCTGCGGCAACCGCCGCGCCTCCCGCTGCCCCGCCTGCGCCTGGACCTACGCCGGCGACACCTACCACCTCATCCGAGCCGGCCTCACCGGCGACCCCGACAAGGGAACCCCGACCACGATCCGGGATCACCCCAGGGTCTTCGCCACGCTCACGGCCCCGTCGTTCGGCCCGGTCCACAACCGGCCCGGCAACCGGCCCTGCCGCTGCGGGACCCGGCACGCGGAGGACGCACCCGAACTCGGAACCCCGCTCGCCTCGGACACCTACGACTACGCGGGGGCGGTGCTGTGGAACAACCACGCCTCCGACCTCTGGCGCTACTTCACGATCTACCTCCGCCGCGAAATCGCCCGCCGAGCCGGCCTCACCCAGAAAGCCGCCCGCGAACAGTCCCGGCTGTCCTTCGGGAAGGTCGCCGAGTACCAAAAGCGCGGTGCGGTCCACTTCCATGCCGTGATCCGCTTCGACGGACCCGACGGCCCGGACTCGCCGCCCCCGGCCTGGGCCACCCTCGATCTCCTCGACGACGCCATTCGCGCGACTGCCGCCCGGGTCGAAGTTACCGTGCCACCCAACCCGACCGCCGGAATCGTCAACGAATGGGTGCTGCGCTGGGGAACACAGATTGACGTCCAGCCCATCGGCGCGTTCGGCAACGGCGAAGACCTCACCGAACAGGCCGTGGCCTCCTACGTCGCGAAGTACGCGACCAAAGCGGCTGAGACGACCGGCACCGTCGATCACCGCATCGGCAACAAGGAAGCCCTGATCCTCCTTGACGTGCCGGAACACCCGCGCCGGCTGATCGAAGCTTGCCTGGATCTCCACCACGCCTACCCGGACCGCAAGCTTCGGGACTGGGCCCACATGCTCGGCTTCCGCGGCCACTTCTCCACGAAGTCTCGCCGGTACTCCACCACCCTCGGGGCGCTCCGCCAGGTCCGCGCCGATTACCGGGCCGCACAGCAACGGGAAGCCCTCGGCCTGCCTGCCCCGGACGACCGCCCGGAAGCAACCACGCTCACGCTCGCGCACTGGGCCTACGCCGGCCATGGCCACACCCCCGGCGAATCCTGGCTCGCCGCCAACATCCACCGCGACATCCAACACAACCGCGACACCGCCCGCGAACACCGCGCCGAACTCGAAGCGCTCGACACCACAGGGGAGTGGTGA
- a CDS encoding DNA cytosine methyltransferase, with protein MTADRPRVLDLFSCAGGAAMGYHRAGFDVDGVDIAYRPNYPFAFHQGDALDRLTHLIATGEIGRYALVHASPPCQAQCTLTVGTNHSQGWGRAHLDLVAPTRALLELTGLPYVIEQPNGRATIRKDLSLCGEMFGLGVLRHRNFELGGWMASRPVHPAHRGYVRGHRHGVYREGPYVAPYGSGGGKATVPEMQTAMGITWTDVREELTEAIPPAYTQWIGTAFLTCRQEVLA; from the coding sequence ATGACCGCTGACCGGCCTCGCGTCCTGGATCTGTTCTCCTGCGCCGGCGGCGCCGCCATGGGCTACCACCGCGCCGGCTTCGACGTCGACGGCGTCGACATCGCCTACCGCCCCAACTACCCCTTCGCCTTCCACCAGGGAGACGCTCTGGACCGCCTCACCCACCTCATCGCCACCGGTGAGATCGGGCGGTACGCCCTCGTGCACGCCTCCCCGCCCTGCCAGGCACAGTGCACCCTGACCGTGGGCACCAACCACTCCCAGGGCTGGGGAAGAGCGCACCTCGACCTGGTTGCCCCTACCAGGGCACTGCTGGAGCTGACCGGTCTGCCGTATGTGATCGAGCAGCCCAACGGCCGCGCCACCATCCGTAAAGACCTGAGCCTGTGCGGGGAGATGTTCGGTCTCGGGGTCCTGCGGCACCGCAACTTCGAACTCGGCGGCTGGATGGCCTCCCGACCCGTCCACCCCGCTCACCGGGGCTACGTGCGGGGCCACCGCCACGGCGTTTACCGGGAAGGGCCCTACGTCGCCCCGTACGGCTCCGGCGGCGGCAAAGCCACCGTGCCCGAAATGCAGACCGCCATGGGCATCACCTGGACCGATGTCCGCGAGGAACTCACCGAAGCGATCCCCCCGGCCTACACCCAATGGATCGGAACCGCGTTCCTCACCTGCCGGCAAGAGGTCCTCGCGTGA